One segment of Oreochromis niloticus isolate F11D_XX linkage group LG8, O_niloticus_UMD_NMBU, whole genome shotgun sequence DNA contains the following:
- the btbd17a gene encoding BTB/POZ domain-containing protein 17: MVKQAARIHAGMLFLAVCLQMEAAAAAAGMAKAEGAQDGGSNRDTISHSLVLVQHLEALLIQGNGSDVSLRVETPNADEVKVIQAHALVLSLQSPVFEEILLSRNSSTLVLRESSDCASVFDKFIRYLYCGELSLRLDQATPLHKLATKYQVLSLQQGITQYMTQNLARDTPSGHVAGWYEYALQAGDVTLRDSCLQYMAWNLSSLLQSGEWVTISSQLLMSLLQRSDLILQSEMELFSALEAWIIQNDPDGLTAENALRAVRYAMIPPRELFLLQTQSTILARYQESVRDLLYMSYQFHSASPLQMAKYFDVNCSLFVPRNYLSPVWGSPWIINNPTRDDRSMSFQTQLGPSNHDANKRVTWNVLFSPRWLPLSMRPMYTETGAMQPTRVEGGRPRIIITPATSSTDFAGVSFQKTVLVMAQQQGKVVVKHVYNFHQSTEENGDFLAEADLYRRTSEYLMDSSLFLHIVVKPLYQTLISTKN; this comes from the exons ATGGTGAAACAGGCTGCTCGCATCCACGCTGGGATGCTGTTTCTGGCTGTCTGCCTTCAGATGGAggctgccgctgctgctgcag GCATGGCAAAAGCTGAAGGAGCCCAGGATGGTGGCAGCAACAGGGACACCATCAGCCATTCCCTGGTCCTGGTGCAGCATCTGGAGGCCCTCCTGATTCAGGGCAATGGAAGCGACGTGTCGCTGCGGGTGGAGACACCCAACGCGGACGAGGTGAAGGTGATCCAGGCCCACGCCCTGGTGCTGTCCTTGCAGAGTCCTGTGTTTGAGGAGATCCTGCTGAGTCGCAACAGCAGCACGCTGGTCCTGAGAGAGAGCTCCGACTGTGCCTCTGTGTTTGACAAGTTCATCAG GTATCTGTACTGTGGGGAGCTTTCTCTGCGTCTGGACCAGGCCACTCCTCTACACAAGCTGGCCACTAAGTATCAGGTGCTGAGTCTCCAGCAGGGCATCACCCAGTACATGACCCAGAATCTGGCCAGGGACACCCCGTCAGGCCACGTGGCAGGCTGGTACGAGTACGCCCTGCAGGCCGGGGATGTGACTCTGAGGGACAGCTGTCTTCAGTACATGGCCTGGAACCTGTCGTCACTGCTGCAGAGCGGCGAGTGGGTGACCATCAGCAGCCAGCTGCTTATGTCCCTGCTGCAGCGTTCAGACCTCATCCTGCAGAGTGAGATGGAGCTCTTCTCAGCCCTGGAGGCGTGGATTATCCAGAACGATCCGGATGGTTTGACGGCTGAAAACGCTTTGAGAGCTGTGCGGTACGCCATGATCCCCCCACGGGAGCTTTTCCTCCTCCAAACCCAGTCCACAATCTTGGCTCGCTATCAGGAGTCGGTGCGCGACCTTCTCTACATGTCCTACCAGTTTCACTCGGCCTCGCCGCTGCAGATGGCCAAATACTTTGACGTGAACTGCAGCCTCTTTGTGCCCAGGAACTACCTGTCCCCAGTGTGGGGGTCCCCCTGGATCATCAACAACCCGACACGGGACGACCGCAGCATGAGTTTCCAGACCCAGCTGGGGCCCAGCAACCATGACGCCAACAAACGCGTGACTTGGAACGTCCTGTTCTCCCCGCGCTGGTTGCCCCTGAGCATGAGGCCCATGTACACCGAGACGGGCGCCATGCAGCCGACTCGCGTAGAAGGCGGGCGTCCTCGCATCATCATCACACCTGCCACGTCCAGCACTGACTTCGCTGGAGTGAGCTTCCAGAAGACGGTGCTGGTGATGGCTCAGCAGCAGGGGAAGGTGGTGGTGAAGCACGTCTACAACTTCCACCAGAGCACAGAGGAAAACGGTGATTTCTTGGCTGAAGCTGACCTGTACCGCCGGACGTCTGAATATCTCATGGACAGCTCCCTGTTCCTCCATATTGTTGTGAAGCCACTGTACCAAACCCTCATAAGCACCAAGAATTAA